The Helianthus annuus cultivar XRQ/B chromosome 11, HanXRQr2.0-SUNRISE, whole genome shotgun sequence region GTAAGTTGCATTAACTAAGAAATATACAAAAATTAAAATGATATTAAATGCTTCAACAAGATTAAAGCTTTTCTGTTTTGAGTTGTGATATTTTTCTACTAAATTCTTCGGAGATTCTGTAGTTTGATGAATTAGTTTTTAGTCATCAAAGCATAAAACTAGACGGTCTTTTTATCTAGTTTTTATTTCCAGATTTCTATGTTATCATGGTCTCTTTTTTTTATCAGATCTCTACAGTTAGATCTTCATATATGTAATATGTAGCAACTTCAACTATGACGTTCTTGATTTCAAACTTCTTGTCAAAATTTGAGAAAAGCCGGTATGTCTTGACACCCGTTTGGTACAATGCTTGATAACAATTAAATTGGAAATAAAGCCTCAGTTTATAGAGTTCACTATAAGCATTTAAAAACGGTATACATTTATTACACATCCAACAAGAAAGGAATCATGTATTGCTTGCCTTTGTAGAACAAAGAACCTACAATAATCTAACACATACATGTTGGATTTCCATATATTCTATCAACTCATTGCTGCTCCTACATCCCCTGCAGCATCTGATGTTTTTTCCTTAGCAGCCTCATAGGTTTCCTTGGCTTGCTCCTTCATCGAGCCCGCCGCATCATATGCATTCCCTGCAGCATCTGATGCTTTGCCTTTAGCCGCCTCATAAGTTTCCTTGGCCTGCTCCTTCATCACAGCCGAAGAGTCGTCGACCTTGGCTTTGGTCGCATCTGCAGCAGCCCCATAAGTTTCCTTAGCCTGCTCCTTCATCGAGTCCATCGAAATCGAAGAGTCATCAACCTTCGCCTTAGCCGCATCATACGCATTCCCTGCAGCATCTGATGCTTTTCCTTTAGCAGCCTCATAAGAGTCTTCAGCCTTAGCTTTAGTTGCACCTAATGTATCAGAAGCTTGGTCTTTTCCTTGAGACATTGCATTGTTAAAAGAATCTTTAGCTTCGCCAGCCTTCTCTTGTGCTTTATTTTTACCATCCGCCATCGCTCCGTCCATCGTCGCTTTGAGTTCAGAACCTTTATCCGTAGCCATTCGTATTTTTTGATCCGCTTTATCGTATACGTCAGATGCCTTATCACTTGCTGTTTCTTTGGCATTTTGGGCCGCATCTGACCCTAAGCGCTTTGCTTTATCAGCCCCGTCGGTCA contains the following coding sequences:
- the LOC110880049 gene encoding protein DR_1172; this encodes MGKSVVIMLLMLTAIATVCRSANEAEKGVENVKEKVGDVAENVKVTTEGALNEAKDKSGTWADWAVTKVTSGLGKGSAHSAVDKAGDAASKSTSALNSAASESSKYVSEKTGEVGSMASEKAGQAIGMAGDAKEDGNAKANVAYAYITELAHEAMKKAQAFAGVVEETAEEKGNYAYDSVTDGADKAKRLGSDAAQNAKETASDKASDVYDKADQKIRMATDKGSELKATMDGAMADGKNKAQEKAGEAKDSFNNAMSQGKDQASDTLGATKAKAEDSYEAAKGKASDAAGNAYDAAKAKVDDSSISMDSMKEQAKETYGAAADATKAKVDDSSAVMKEQAKETYEAAKGKASDAAGNAYDAAGSMKEQAKETYEAAKEKTSDAAGDVGAAMS